The Paenibacillus sp. RUD330 genome has a segment encoding these proteins:
- a CDS encoding HK97 family phage prohead protease, with translation MKTIKKETRFLKVTGLETRAAPDDAKSLMLTGYAAKFNERSALLFGEFYELIAPGAFARSLAETTVKALWNHNFDLVLGSTKSGTLRLEEDDVGLRMEIDLPDNEWGRFAYDAVRRGDVDGVSFGFYVQDAEWIYLPDEGVHLRTLLDVDLFEISPTGFPAYTDSEVEARSVMEAAGLMTKQARQAEMRKLLCDIHLMEV, from the coding sequence GTGAAGACAATCAAAAAGGAAACCCGATTCCTGAAAGTGACGGGGCTGGAGACGAGAGCGGCGCCGGATGATGCCAAGTCCTTGATGCTGACCGGCTACGCCGCGAAGTTCAACGAGCGCTCGGCGCTGCTCTTCGGCGAATTCTACGAGCTCATTGCCCCCGGCGCCTTTGCCCGGTCGCTCGCTGAGACCACCGTGAAGGCGCTGTGGAACCACAATTTCGACCTGGTACTCGGATCAACCAAGAGCGGCACCCTTCGCTTGGAGGAAGATGACGTCGGTTTGCGCATGGAAATCGACCTTCCGGACAACGAATGGGGCCGTTTTGCGTATGACGCCGTCCGGCGCGGCGATGTGGACGGCGTCTCGTTCGGCTTCTATGTCCAGGACGCGGAATGGATCTATCTGCCGGACGAAGGCGTCCACCTTCGGACGCTGCTCGACGTGGACCTGTTCGAAATCTCGCCGACCGGCTTCCCGGCCTACACGGACAGCGAGGTGGAGGCGCGCAGCGTGATGGAAGCGGCAGGCCTCATGACGAAGCAAGCACGACAGGCAGAGATGCGGAAGCTGCTCTGCGACATTCATCTTATGGAGGTATGA
- a CDS encoding phage portal protein, translating into MYTVASVLGGDIGKFPFQVYRRSGSSIKRDTKHPVARLLGKKANPYMTAYTWKETMMVNMAVWGNAYSNIEFDGNGYPKALWPLDPALTQVYMDVDGAVYYLTRLPNGQIRKLVPDEVVHFKSIGNGLVGITPIEVIREELGIQQAQKRFLGRFYSKGTQVGGILEVQSDVPLTKDTKDVIREEFEKATAGLDNAARVAVMDKTMKYTPLGMPLKDAEFIDSAKFGIAEIAKIYKVPGYKLGISDLKYSNMENQSLEYVKNTLQPLVTNWEQELDDKLFTLPEQERFYVKANMTSELRGDMQTRAAYYKTMIEAGVYSINEVRAMEDDDGIGPDGDKHFMSLNFANLANMDTYQNAKAGVKGGEDNQKGNPIPESDGAGDESGAG; encoded by the coding sequence GTGTACACGGTCGCTTCCGTGCTCGGCGGGGACATCGGCAAGTTCCCCTTCCAGGTGTACCGCCGGAGCGGGTCCAGCATCAAGCGGGACACGAAGCACCCGGTCGCCCGCTTGCTCGGCAAGAAAGCGAACCCCTATATGACGGCCTACACCTGGAAAGAAACCATGATGGTGAACATGGCCGTGTGGGGAAATGCCTATTCCAACATCGAATTTGACGGAAACGGCTATCCCAAAGCCCTATGGCCGCTTGATCCGGCGCTCACTCAGGTCTATATGGACGTCGACGGCGCGGTCTACTACCTGACCCGGCTGCCGAATGGGCAGATCCGCAAGCTGGTGCCCGACGAGGTCGTTCATTTCAAGAGCATTGGCAACGGACTCGTCGGCATCACGCCGATCGAGGTCATTCGCGAGGAACTCGGCATCCAGCAGGCGCAGAAGCGGTTTTTGGGCCGGTTTTACAGCAAAGGGACCCAGGTTGGTGGCATTTTGGAGGTTCAGAGCGATGTTCCGCTCACCAAGGACACGAAAGATGTCATCCGGGAGGAGTTCGAGAAGGCCACGGCCGGCCTCGACAACGCGGCGAGGGTCGCCGTCATGGACAAAACGATGAAGTATACGCCCCTCGGCATGCCGCTGAAGGACGCGGAATTCATCGATTCGGCCAAGTTCGGCATCGCGGAAATCGCGAAAATCTACAAGGTGCCGGGGTACAAGCTCGGCATCTCCGACCTGAAGTATAGCAACATGGAGAACCAGTCGCTCGAATACGTGAAGAACACGCTTCAGCCCCTCGTGACCAACTGGGAACAGGAGCTCGACGACAAGCTCTTCACGCTTCCGGAGCAGGAGCGGTTCTACGTGAAGGCCAACATGACGAGCGAGCTGCGCGGCGACATGCAGACGCGCGCCGCCTACTACAAAACGATGATCGAAGCCGGCGTCTACTCCATCAACGAGGTTCGCGCGATGGAAGACGATGACGGCATCGGCCCGGACGGCGACAAGCACTTCATGAGCCTCAACTTTGCGAACCTGGCGAACATGGACACCTACCAGAACGCCAAAGCCGGCGTGAAGGGGGGTGAAGACAATCAAAAAGGAAACCCGATTCCTGAAAGTGACGGGGCTGGAGACGAGAGCGGCGCCGGATGA